In a genomic window of Lacrimispora sp. BS-2:
- the hypF gene encoding carbamoyltransferase HypF, translated as MDRGKSKVITKKIKVYGIVQGVGFRPLVYRAAMQYGIKGTVRNVGGCVEIVVQSERKILDRFLSDLKENKRGGYEIIKMEAEELPYMELEDFVIVKSGSSGEISVIPPDLPVCPECLRELSHASDRRYRNPFTSCMSCGPRYTMIEDLPYDRNRTSMKDFSMCGACREEYTSPESRRFHAQTISCNDCGPYLIYQDKEDGPGELLEKEAFEKTVKVLSQGGIVAVKGIGGYHLVCSPFLEDTVNRLRKLKGREEKPFAVMFPEISEIRKYCLVSEEETTLLESKARPIVLLSVKQDSMAPSTGNGSIYCGAFLPYTPLQYMLTEKQGPLIMTSANISGQPIIREDGHMLSLSSPYLNGVLYNKRRIVRSVDDSVARIIQGKTQMIRRSRGYVPYPVFLSKEERKGEEGRDWTNTGIFAAGGDLKAAFCLCQKERAVVSQYFGDLEEAAVIEEFQRSFKDLTRLFQMAPGLAVCDLHPNYHSARFAEALGLPVLKVQHHHAHIASVLAEHDLKGPVIGAAFDGTGYGTDGNIWGGEFLVCEESDFIRAAHVSMFPVLGGDGSMRDARKTASCYLLFAGLEAYVQDERMGVIKAALQHNVNTVLTSSMGRLFDAAASVLNIRHENHYEGECAVLLEKEAVLAERNVVKPADLCFGIKEKEDILELDPRPVFEALCSMRNKAETGSLALGFHLALAQAAAAICERLGSKYLSNAVALSGGVFQNALLTGHTVRLLREKGFNVYLNQAVPPNDGGVSLGQAYLGNKYLKSGIMDLERTGCHVCCSTGKNNSDKR; from the coding sequence ATGGATCGTGGAAAAAGCAAGGTCATTACAAAAAAAATAAAGGTTTACGGCATTGTACAAGGGGTTGGATTCCGGCCTCTTGTTTATCGTGCAGCCATGCAATATGGGATAAAAGGAACCGTTCGCAATGTGGGCGGCTGCGTTGAGATTGTGGTACAGTCTGAAAGAAAGATTCTTGACCGGTTTCTCTCTGACCTTAAGGAAAACAAAAGGGGCGGCTATGAAATCATAAAGATGGAAGCCGAAGAACTTCCTTACATGGAGCTTGAAGATTTTGTCATTGTAAAGAGCGGGTCCAGTGGGGAAATATCAGTGATTCCGCCTGATCTGCCGGTCTGTCCGGAATGCTTGAGAGAGCTTTCCCATGCATCGGACAGAAGATACCGGAATCCCTTTACAAGCTGCATGTCCTGCGGTCCCAGATATACCATGATCGAGGATCTTCCTTATGACAGAAACCGTACCTCAATGAAGGATTTTTCCATGTGCGGCGCTTGCCGGGAAGAATATACCTCGCCTGAAAGCAGGCGTTTTCACGCCCAGACCATATCATGCAATGACTGTGGTCCTTATCTGATCTATCAGGATAAGGAAGATGGCCCTGGTGAACTGCTGGAAAAAGAAGCATTTGAAAAGACGGTAAAGGTGCTGTCACAGGGAGGGATTGTTGCGGTTAAGGGTATCGGAGGCTATCATCTGGTTTGTTCCCCTTTTCTGGAAGATACCGTAAACAGGCTTCGTAAATTAAAGGGCAGGGAGGAAAAGCCTTTTGCGGTCATGTTTCCGGAGATTTCGGAGATAAGAAAGTACTGTCTGGTCTCAGAGGAAGAAACAACATTGCTGGAATCAAAAGCAAGGCCAATCGTGCTGCTGTCCGTGAAACAGGATTCTATGGCACCTTCTACGGGAAACGGGAGTATTTATTGCGGCGCTTTTCTGCCTTATACTCCCCTTCAATATATGCTGACTGAAAAACAGGGTCCTCTTATCATGACAAGTGCCAATATTTCCGGACAACCTATCATTCGGGAGGATGGACACATGCTGTCCCTCTCATCGCCTTATTTAAACGGGGTGCTATATAATAAAAGAAGGATCGTCCGTTCCGTAGATGATTCGGTTGCCAGGATTATACAGGGTAAAACCCAGATGATCCGAAGAAGCAGGGGCTATGTCCCTTATCCTGTTTTCCTTTCTAAGGAAGAGAGAAAAGGAGAGGAAGGGAGAGACTGGACAAACACCGGAATCTTTGCGGCAGGAGGAGATTTAAAGGCCGCGTTCTGCCTCTGCCAAAAGGAACGTGCAGTGGTATCCCAGTATTTCGGGGACCTGGAAGAAGCCGCGGTTATAGAGGAATTTCAAAGATCCTTTAAAGATCTTACCAGGCTGTTTCAAATGGCTCCAGGGCTGGCGGTCTGTGATCTTCATCCCAACTACCATTCCGCGCGTTTTGCAGAAGCGTTAGGGCTCCCTGTCCTTAAGGTACAGCACCACCATGCTCATATTGCGTCGGTCCTGGCGGAGCACGATCTAAAGGGACCTGTGATTGGAGCAGCCTTTGACGGGACCGGTTATGGCACAGACGGGAACATATGGGGCGGAGAATTTCTTGTCTGTGAAGAAAGTGATTTCATACGGGCAGCCCATGTAAGCATGTTTCCCGTTCTGGGAGGAGACGGGTCTATGAGGGATGCCAGGAAAACAGCGTCCTGCTATTTGCTTTTTGCAGGTCTTGAAGCTTACGTTCAGGATGAAAGAATGGGTGTGATAAAAGCCGCCCTGCAGCATAATGTCAACACAGTCCTGACCTCCAGCATGGGGCGTCTGTTCGATGCGGCAGCGTCCGTTTTAAACATTAGGCATGAGAACCATTATGAAGGGGAATGCGCCGTATTGCTGGAAAAAGAGGCAGTGCTTGCAGAAAGAAATGTAGTAAAGCCGGCTGATCTGTGTTTCGGCATAAAGGAAAAGGAGGATATCCTGGAATTAGATCCCCGGCCGGTCTTTGAGGCTCTTTGCAGCATGAGAAATAAAGCGGAGACAGGTTCCCTGGCACTTGGCTTTCATCTCGCCCTGGCACAAGCGGCCGCAGCGATCTGCGAAAGGCTGGGGAGCAAATACTTAAGCAATGCCGTGGCCTTAAGCGGCGGCGTATTTCAGAATGCCCTGCTGACAGGGCATACGGTCAGGCTTTTAAGGGAAAAAGGATTTAATGTCTATTTGAATCAGGCTGTTCCCCCAAATGATGGAGGCGTGAGCCTGGGCCAGGCTTACCTGGGAAATAAATATTTAAAATCCGGTATTATGGATTTGGAAAGGACAGGATGCCATGTGTGTTGCAGTACCGGGAAAAATAATTCAGATAAAAGGTGA
- a CDS encoding HypC/HybG/HupF family hydrogenase formation chaperone: MCVAVPGKIIQIKGDYARVNIMDNITDANIKLVDAKIGDYVLIHAGCVIDVLKEDVAEEILTIFSQLQEEQ, encoded by the coding sequence ATGTGTGTTGCAGTACCGGGAAAAATAATTCAGATAAAAGGTGATTACGCAAGGGTCAACATTATGGACAACATAACCGATGCCAATATAAAGCTGGTGGATGCCAAAATCGGAGATTATGTTCTCATACATGCCGGTTGTGTCATTGATGTCTTAAAGGAAGACGTAGCTGAGGAAATTCTCACTATATTTTCCCAGCTTCAGGAGGAGCAGTAG
- the hypD gene encoding hydrogenase formation protein HypD: MIDQVIRELKHYDGRPVKIMEVCGTHTSSIFKNGIRTMISPKIQLISGPGCPVCVTSPAYIDKLTEYSLKENHCVLTFGDMMKVKGSRMTLTEARAAGGRVKILYSPLMAVAEAEQNREIRYIFAAVGFETTAPVYSLLLEEIRQKKLKNLKLLTSLKTIMPALSFLCKKEKSIDGFLSPGHVSVITGSGVYRELAARYRKPFVIAGFEGEHILAAIYEIMNQLKKQRFEVKNMYASAVTEEGNQKAASLIKEYFEAGDGFWRGIGTIEQSALRLKKEFSAYDAGSGEEEVEEDMPSGCKCTDVILGRINPTDCPLFKTVCTPFHPIGPCMVSQEGSCGIWYQNS, from the coding sequence ATGATTGACCAGGTGATCAGAGAACTGAAACATTATGACGGCAGGCCGGTAAAGATCATGGAGGTATGCGGGACCCATACGTCCAGCATCTTTAAAAACGGAATCCGTACCATGATCTCCCCTAAGATCCAGCTGATTTCAGGTCCGGGCTGTCCGGTCTGCGTTACCTCTCCCGCCTATATTGATAAGCTGACGGAATATTCCTTAAAGGAGAACCATTGTGTGCTCACATTTGGAGATATGATGAAGGTCAAAGGAAGCAGAATGACCCTGACAGAAGCAAGAGCGGCCGGAGGAAGGGTAAAGATCCTGTATTCTCCCCTTATGGCAGTGGCGGAAGCGGAGCAAAACAGAGAGATCCGGTATATCTTTGCGGCAGTGGGGTTTGAAACCACGGCTCCTGTTTATTCCCTGCTACTTGAGGAAATCCGGCAGAAGAAGCTTAAAAATCTGAAATTACTTACTTCCTTAAAGACCATTATGCCGGCTCTTTCCTTTCTCTGTAAAAAAGAGAAGAGTATTGACGGTTTTTTAAGTCCCGGACATGTCAGCGTGATCACCGGAAGCGGAGTATACCGGGAGCTGGCAGCCAGATACCGGAAGCCTTTTGTTATAGCAGGCTTTGAGGGGGAGCATATTCTGGCCGCCATATACGAGATCATGAACCAGCTAAAGAAGCAGCGTTTTGAAGTGAAGAATATGTATGCCAGCGCTGTGACCGAGGAGGGAAACCAGAAGGCGGCCTCCCTTATTAAGGAGTATTTTGAAGCCGGGGATGGCTTTTGGCGGGGAATCGGGACCATAGAACAATCCGCTTTAAGGCTTAAGAAAGAATTCAGTGCCTATGATGCCGGGAGCGGGGAAGAAGAGGTTGAGGAGGATATGCCAAGTGGCTGCAAGTGTACGGATGTGATACTTGGGCGGATCAATCCAACCGATTGCCCGCTGTTTAAGACAGTCTGCACCCCGTTTCACCCAATCGGTCCCTGTATGGTGTCTCAGGAAGGATCCTGCGGCATCTGGTATCAGAATTCTTGA
- the hypE gene encoding hydrogenase expression/formation protein HypE — protein sequence MKIDMSYGSGGKQTGNLINEVFLKHFNNKTLNKLEDSAVLNIKGKIAYTTDSFVVTPLFFKGGNIGKLAVCGTVNDLSVMGAVPKFLTAGFIIEEGAELESIEQIAASMALAAKEAAIRIVAGDTKVVEGNGGIYINTSGIGEIRKEGISISNCRPKDAIILSGNLGEHHAAILSHRMGIENQIASDCAPLSFIVKNLLDENIRVHCMRDVTRGGLATVLNEAADQSSCRMEIWEETLPVSPQVRGFCDILGLDPLYMANEGKMIAVVPENQAQKALEAVWKSKYGKNARIIGTVLEGRGVTMKTRLQGSRTIDVLYGEGLPRIC from the coding sequence ATGAAAATCGATATGTCTTACGGCAGCGGAGGAAAGCAGACCGGCAATCTCATCAATGAGGTGTTTTTAAAACATTTTAATAATAAGACCTTAAATAAACTGGAAGATTCCGCAGTACTGAATATAAAAGGGAAAATTGCCTATACCACGGATTCCTTTGTAGTCACTCCCCTGTTTTTTAAAGGCGGGAATATCGGAAAGCTTGCCGTATGCGGGACCGTGAACGACCTTTCCGTGATGGGGGCTGTCCCTAAGTTTCTGACTGCAGGCTTTATTATAGAAGAAGGTGCGGAGCTTGAGAGCATCGAACAGATCGCCGCTTCCATGGCCCTGGCAGCAAAAGAGGCGGCAATAAGGATTGTAGCCGGTGACACAAAAGTGGTGGAAGGAAACGGCGGAATTTATATCAATACCTCTGGAATCGGAGAAATCCGGAAGGAAGGGATCAGTATCTCAAACTGCAGGCCAAAGGATGCCATCATTCTTTCCGGCAATCTGGGAGAGCATCATGCGGCCATTCTGTCTCACCGGATGGGAATCGAAAATCAGATCGCAAGTGATTGCGCTCCCCTTTCCTTCATCGTAAAAAACCTTCTTGATGAAAACATCCGGGTCCATTGTATGAGAGATGTTACCAGGGGAGGACTTGCTACAGTCCTTAATGAAGCAGCGGATCAATCCTCCTGCCGGATGGAGATATGGGAGGAAACTCTTCCGGTCAGCCCCCAGGTCCGTGGTTTCTGTGATATTCTGGGCCTTGACCCTCTTTACATGGCAAATGAAGGAAAAATGATAGCGGTCGTTCCGGAAAACCAGGCGCAAAAGGCTTTAGAGGCAGTTTGGAAAAGCAAATACGGGAAAAACGCCAGAATTATCGGAACGGTTCTTGAGGGCAGGGGCGTGACCATGAAAACCAGGCTGCAGGGAAGCAGAACCATTGATGTATTGTATGGGGAGGGATTGCCCAGGATCTGCTAG
- a CDS encoding N-acetylmuramoyl-L-alanine amidase, whose translation MAIKIFIDQGHNPSGFFNSGAEANGLSESEINFQVGIYLQNLLNSDPRFEARVSRPEPDTVLGTNNATSLAARVAMANEWPADYFISIHCNLNPNPAIRGTEVYIYQFYTQAQWLAEQIMEGVNQVAGTINNGIRENPSLYVLRNANMPANLVELAYLSNLSDAEKLRDDQYGFAYGIFLGIMRYFGFA comes from the coding sequence ATGGCTATTAAAATATTTATTGACCAAGGACATAATCCCAGCGGATTTTTTAACAGTGGGGCAGAGGCCAATGGTTTAAGTGAGTCAGAAATCAACTTTCAGGTTGGAATTTATCTGCAAAATCTGTTAAATAGTGACCCAAGGTTTGAGGCACGTGTATCCAGACCGGAACCCGATACCGTATTAGGAACTAATAATGCTACCAGTTTGGCAGCAAGGGTTGCCATGGCAAATGAATGGCCGGCCGACTATTTTATCAGCATACATTGTAATCTGAATCCCAATCCGGCAATTCGTGGTACGGAGGTATACATTTATCAATTTTACACCCAGGCTCAGTGGCTGGCAGAACAGATCATGGAAGGAGTAAACCAGGTAGCAGGAACCATAAACAACGGAATCAGGGAGAATCCATCCCTGTATGTATTAAGAAATGCCAATATGCCGGCCAACCTTGTTGAATTAGCCTACTTAAGCAACTTATCGGATGCTGAGAAGCTGCGGGATGACCAGTATGGATTTGCTTATGGCATTTTTTTAGGTATTATGAGATATTTTGGTTTTGCATAA
- a CDS encoding aromatic acid exporter family protein, whose translation MDKEKIIKSIKIAAAAVLAITIAAELGLKYSATAGIITVLSIQNTKRETIKSARNRTLAFLCALILAAVSFRLLGFTLFAFAWYLLLFALLCLYADWGEAIAMDSVLITHFLSERSMSAPLIGNEIALFLIGTTVGILVNMHLRRKEKVFKKLADDVDSQIKGILCRMSLWLMEEDKSGYGPDCLIQLKESLDLARTCALNNYNNALWKKDSYEVDYIQMRQQQSMVLQEIYENIKSITCLPRQAKEVALLLKGIEQGYHRENTAEGLLRDLDLLFQDLKSHELPSDREEFEVRAILFYILKQIKKLLMIKREFIMAHRG comes from the coding sequence ATGGATAAAGAAAAAATCATTAAAAGTATTAAAATTGCCGCTGCCGCAGTGCTGGCGATTACCATTGCCGCTGAGCTTGGTTTAAAGTATTCTGCTACGGCCGGCATCATCACAGTGCTCAGCATACAAAATACCAAAAGAGAAACCATTAAAAGCGCCAGAAACCGGACGCTGGCCTTTCTATGCGCGTTAATACTGGCTGCCGTCTCCTTCCGGCTTTTGGGCTTTACTCTTTTTGCATTTGCCTGGTACCTTCTATTATTTGCCCTGCTTTGCCTGTATGCGGACTGGGGAGAGGCAATTGCCATGGATTCCGTATTGATCACTCATTTTCTGTCCGAGAGATCCATGTCTGCTCCTCTCATAGGAAATGAGATCGCTTTGTTTCTGATCGGCACCACCGTTGGGATTCTGGTCAATATGCATCTTCGAAGGAAGGAAAAAGTATTTAAGAAACTGGCAGATGATGTGGATTCACAGATAAAGGGGATCTTATGCCGCATGTCTCTTTGGCTGATGGAGGAGGATAAAAGCGGATATGGCCCTGATTGTCTTATACAGCTTAAGGAAAGTCTGGACCTGGCAAGAACATGCGCGCTCAATAATTATAACAATGCACTTTGGAAAAAGGATTCCTACGAAGTGGATTATATACAGATGCGCCAGCAGCAAAGTATGGTGCTTCAGGAAATCTATGAAAATATTAAAAGCATCACCTGCCTGCCAAGACAGGCAAAGGAGGTGGCACTGCTTCTTAAGGGTATTGAACAGGGGTATCACAGGGAAAATACGGCAGAAGGGCTTTTAAGGGATTTAGACCTGTTATTTCAGGATTTAAAAAGCCATGAGCTGCCTTCTGACCGGGAGGAATTTGAAGTCAGGGCAATTCTGTTTTATATTTTAAAGCAGATAAAAAAACTGCTGATGATAAAAAGGGAATTTATTATGGCTCACCGCGGATAA
- a CDS encoding DUF1456 family protein: MYFLRRNRVDNNDILIRLRYAMDIKDSDMVEIFKLGGIKTTKEGIRRLLTKPQTDTGVSGEEKAIADKNRDICNDFMLESFLNGYIIFKRGKQESKPGEPEKPLLMVKDHRSVNNVLLKKIKIALSLTGDDMLAIFKSVGINLSNGELSALLRREGQRNYKECQDRYIRNFLKGLAIKYRSDQ, translated from the coding sequence ATGTATTTCCTAAGGAGGAACAGAGTGGATAACAACGATATATTAATAAGACTGCGGTATGCCATGGATATCAAGGATTCTGATATGGTAGAAATATTTAAACTGGGCGGAATCAAAACTACAAAGGAAGGGATCCGAAGGCTTTTGACAAAGCCTCAAACCGATACAGGTGTTTCCGGGGAAGAAAAGGCCATTGCTGATAAAAACAGGGATATCTGTAATGATTTTATGCTGGAGTCTTTTTTAAACGGTTATATTATTTTTAAACGGGGAAAGCAGGAGTCAAAGCCGGGAGAGCCGGAAAAACCGCTGCTCATGGTGAAAGACCACAGATCAGTCAATAATGTCCTGCTTAAGAAAATTAAAATCGCCCTGTCCCTTACCGGTGATGATATGCTTGCTATTTTCAAGTCTGTTGGAATCAATCTGTCCAACGGTGAATTAAGTGCGCTTTTGCGAAGGGAAGGCCAGCGCAATTATAAGGAGTGCCAGGACAGGTATATCAGAAATTTCTTAAAGGGCCTGGCAATCAAATACAGATCAGACCAATGA
- a CDS encoding RNHCP domain-containing protein, with amino-acid sequence MQKRKLNAAFVCQNCKRQVLSIPNGSYRNHCPFCLYSLHVDGEVPGDRKNSCRRLMEPTGIRYHTKKGFQLIHRCTRCGTYRHNVICEGNCQPDNRELIRELMYLIT; translated from the coding sequence ATGCAAAAAAGAAAACTGAATGCAGCATTTGTCTGTCAAAATTGTAAAAGACAGGTACTGTCCATACCAAATGGCAGCTACAGAAACCATTGTCCCTTTTGCCTGTATTCTCTCCATGTAGATGGCGAAGTTCCGGGTGACAGAAAAAACAGCTGCAGGAGGCTTATGGAACCAACAGGAATTCGATATCATACGAAAAAGGGATTTCAACTGATCCACCGGTGCACCAGGTGTGGGACATACAGGCACAATGTCATTTGTGAAGGTAATTGCCAGCCAGATAATAGAGAATTGATTCGGGAACTTATGTATCTGATTACATAG
- a CDS encoding MgtC/SapB family protein: MIHYMLSQVNMASIAFRLILSIILCGAIGMERGLRNRPAGFMTYLLVGCGSALIMITNQYIATIYTNVDPTRMASQVVSGIGFLGAGTIITTSKNEIRGLTTAAGLWAAAAVGLAVGIGFYGGAILGSIFIIFSLMYLKKIDLYIKTHAKTMEIYLEYNEEFSMQNLSLYTEQSHYEIFDMEAGKIKTLNGEFGTLTFDVNFRHKVNHAKIIEEIRQLPGILYVREVA, encoded by the coding sequence TTGATTCATTATATGTTATCACAGGTAAATATGGCCTCTATTGCATTCCGGCTTATTTTGTCCATTATTTTATGCGGGGCAATCGGAATGGAAAGGGGGTTAAGAAACCGACCGGCAGGTTTTATGACTTACCTTCTGGTAGGGTGCGGCTCAGCACTTATTATGATTACCAATCAGTATATTGCAACAATCTATACCAATGTGGATCCTACCCGGATGGCATCCCAGGTGGTAAGCGGAATTGGCTTTTTAGGAGCCGGGACCATTATCACCACTTCTAAAAACGAGATCAGGGGCCTGACAACTGCGGCAGGTCTCTGGGCCGCTGCAGCGGTTGGGCTGGCGGTTGGAATCGGTTTTTACGGCGGAGCCATTTTGGGGAGTATTTTTATTATTTTTTCACTGATGTATTTAAAGAAGATTGACCTTTACATAAAAACTCATGCAAAAACCATGGAAATATATCTGGAATACAACGAAGAATTTTCCATGCAGAATTTATCCCTGTACACGGAGCAGTCCCACTACGAAATTTTTGATATGGAAGCCGGCAAAATAAAGACCTTGAACGGGGAATTTGGCACCCTGACCTTTGATGTCAATTTCCGCCATAAGGTAAACCATGCAAAGATTATAGAAGAAATCAGGCAATTGCCCGGTATTCTTTATGTAAGAGAGGTGGCATAG
- a CDS encoding DUF554 domain-containing protein, which translates to MIGIIVNTAAILTGSVIGTCVKKGINDKYQDALYHAMGLSACGLGINAVVQNMPKSSFPVLFIISLATGSLLGARLNLVERFDKIVARFSKGDLGQGLSTAILLFCIGTLSILGPMESALYGNNTYLFTNATLDFVTSMVLASTYGIGIALSAVILFLWQGSIYLFSGRLSVFLTSELLTEISLVGGFLILSSGLSILKIKDCKALNMLPSLLVPVLWFIIKAIL; encoded by the coding sequence GTGATAGGGATTATTGTAAATACAGCTGCGATTCTGACCGGCAGTGTAATAGGAACTTGTGTTAAAAAGGGGATCAATGACAAATATCAGGATGCATTATATCATGCCATGGGACTTTCCGCCTGCGGACTCGGCATCAATGCAGTCGTACAGAATATGCCAAAAAGCAGCTTTCCTGTGCTTTTTATCATCAGCCTTGCAACAGGCAGCCTCCTTGGCGCCAGATTGAATCTGGTGGAAAGGTTTGATAAGATTGTAGCCCGCTTTTCAAAAGGAGATTTGGGCCAGGGGCTGTCTACGGCTATATTGCTGTTTTGCATCGGAACGCTTTCGATTTTAGGTCCCATGGAAAGCGCTCTTTATGGAAACAATACCTATCTGTTTACAAATGCAACTCTGGACTTTGTTACATCCATGGTCCTGGCATCGACCTATGGGATCGGGATTGCATTGTCTGCAGTAATTCTATTTTTGTGGCAGGGAAGCATTTATCTTTTTTCCGGCCGCTTATCTGTTTTTTTAACTTCCGAGCTATTAACCGAGATTTCACTTGTAGGCGGTTTTTTAATTCTTAGTTCCGGCCTTTCCATATTGAAAATCAAGGACTGTAAGGCGCTTAACATGCTTCCGTCTTTATTGGTGCCTGTCTTATGGTTTATAATAAAAGCCATCCTCTGA
- a CDS encoding shikimate dehydrogenase, protein MEKRISGKTGLLGLIGSPVGHSGSPAMYNYCFEKLGLDYAYLAFDIKVDEVEKAMDAIKTLRMRGCNVTMPCKNEAVKYMDELSPAARIIGAVNTIVNEDGKLIGHITDGQGFVDNLRDHGVEIRGKKIIVCGGGGAAAAIQVQCALEGAREISIFNIKDAFFERTLQTAEKIRQEKPECIVNVYDIADMEKMREEIAASDILANATIVGMKPMDHESVVKDTAMFRPGLVVVDAVYNPKETKMLREAKAAGCTCIDGQGMLVWQGAEAFKLYTGQEMPVEEVKELFFS, encoded by the coding sequence ATGGAAAAAAGAATTTCGGGAAAAACAGGTTTGTTAGGTCTGATTGGTTCGCCGGTAGGGCATTCCGGTTCACCGGCCATGTATAATTACTGCTTTGAGAAGCTGGGACTGGATTACGCATATCTTGCTTTTGATATCAAGGTGGATGAGGTTGAAAAGGCGATGGATGCCATAAAAACACTTCGCATGAGGGGCTGCAACGTGACCATGCCCTGTAAAAACGAAGCCGTGAAATACATGGATGAGCTTTCACCCGCCGCCCGGATCATCGGTGCGGTCAATACCATAGTAAATGAAGATGGAAAGCTGATCGGGCATATTACGGATGGCCAGGGCTTTGTAGATAATCTGCGGGATCACGGAGTAGAAATTAGGGGTAAGAAGATCATTGTCTGCGGCGGAGGCGGAGCAGCTGCCGCAATCCAGGTGCAGTGCGCGCTGGAGGGGGCCAGGGAAATTTCCATCTTTAACATAAAGGATGCATTCTTTGAAAGAACCCTTCAAACTGCCGAAAAGATCAGGCAGGAAAAGCCGGAATGCATTGTAAATGTCTATGACATTGCGGATATGGAAAAGATGAGGGAAGAGATAGCTGCCAGTGATATTCTGGCGAATGCTACCATTGTGGGTATGAAGCCAATGGATCATGAGAGCGTTGTAAAGGATACTGCCATGTTCCGCCCTGGCTTAGTCGTGGTTGATGCAGTTTACAATCCAAAGGAAACAAAGATGCTTCGGGAGGCAAAGGCTGCCGGCTGCACATGCATTGATGGGCAGGGAATGCTTGTATGGCAGGGAGCTGAGGCATTTAAGCTTTATACAGGACAGGAAATGCCTGTAGAGGAAGTGAAGGAACTGTTTTTCAGTTAA
- a CDS encoding LacI family DNA-binding transcriptional regulator produces MNIYDIAAEAKTSISTVSRVLNNKGNVNPEIRGRVEEVLKKYDYKPSAIARGLVSKTMKSIAILTVDVRVTHYARMIYVIEQEFSNRGYNVTVCNTGGSIEECEKYMEILSEKQVDGMVLIGSVFNELINYPDITSKIKDIPVVMANGKVNLPDFYSVLVDDTKGIRTAVDYLYEKGHRELVYVYDMETDSGWAKRQGFLEAMKLHDLLEAEKRVIPSKFGLEGGLKAAETLCSSGISFTGVVCGEDSTAIGMMKGLKKQGFSIPDQVAIIGYNNSPDSLICEPELTTIDNKPELLGGLCAQLLQEVLEGKASAPNLAIQPELVARGTT; encoded by the coding sequence ATGAATATTTATGATATTGCGGCAGAAGCAAAGACCTCCATATCTACGGTTTCCCGTGTCTTGAACAATAAGGGAAATGTGAATCCGGAGATACGCGGGCGGGTGGAAGAGGTACTTAAGAAATATGATTATAAACCCAGCGCCATTGCAAGGGGACTGGTCTCAAAGACCATGAAAAGCATTGCCATCCTGACCGTGGATGTAAGAGTGACCCATTATGCCCGCATGATTTATGTGATCGAGCAGGAGTTCAGCAACAGAGGGTATAACGTAACGGTGTGCAACACAGGAGGCTCCATAGAAGAATGTGAAAAATACATGGAAATCCTGTCAGAAAAGCAGGTTGACGGGATGGTGCTCATTGGTTCCGTTTTCAATGAACTGATTAACTATCCTGACATTACCTCCAAAATAAAGGATATTCCGGTGGTTATGGCCAACGGCAAAGTGAACCTGCCTGATTTTTATTCTGTCCTGGTGGATGATACAAAGGGGATCAGGACTGCGGTGGACTATTTATATGAAAAGGGACACCGGGAGCTGGTTTATGTTTATGACATGGAAACCGACAGCGGCTGGGCGAAGCGGCAGGGATTTTTGGAAGCCATGAAGCTTCATGACCTCCTTGAGGCGGAAAAAAGGGTGATACCCAGCAAATTCGGCCTGGAAGGCGGGCTGAAAGCGGCGGAGACGCTGTGTTCCTCTGGCATCAGTTTTACCGGTGTGGTGTGCGGGGAAGACAGTACTGCCATTGGCATGATGAAGGGCTTAAAAAAACAGGGCTTTTCCATTCCGGATCAGGTGGCGATCATCGGATACAACAATTCTCCGGATTCCCTGATCTGCGAGCCGGAGCTTACGACTATTGACAATAAACCGGAATTGCTGGGCGGGCTGTGTGCTCAGCTTTTGCAGGAGGTTTTGGAAGGAAAGGCGTCGGCTCCCAACCTGGCAATCCAGCCGGAACTGGTTGCGCGGGGAACCACATGA